The following are encoded together in the Acidobacteriota bacterium genome:
- a CDS encoding 1-(5-phosphoribosyl)-5-[(5-phosphoribosylamino)methylideneamino] imidazole-4-carboxamide isomerase — protein sequence MEEHMQLLPAIDLRGGQVVRLMRGDDRRRTVYDASPGNALRRYQEAGVGRIHVVDLDAAFGGAPQRGVVQALARQARDLPKGRGGIQLGGGLRDREAVEWAFAAGCERAVVTSLIVRGFDVFTDLCRRYPGRMVAALDIDGGEVRLAGWTESADRSPAALCAELADLPVAAVLVTDISRDGMMQGPNIDLACRIGDLAGAPAILSGGVRSAADLEAAARRPQIEAAIVGRALYDGSLGLDEAIAACGSAS from the coding sequence TCTTATGCGCGGCGACGACCGGCGGCGCACCGTCTACGATGCTAGTCCGGGCAACGCGCTCCGCCGCTACCAGGAGGCCGGAGTCGGCCGCATCCACGTCGTCGACCTGGACGCGGCGTTCGGCGGCGCGCCGCAGCGCGGCGTCGTCCAGGCGCTGGCGCGGCAGGCACGGGACTTGCCGAAGGGCCGCGGCGGCATCCAGCTCGGCGGCGGCCTGCGCGACCGCGAGGCGGTCGAGTGGGCCTTCGCGGCCGGCTGCGAGCGGGCCGTCGTGACCTCGCTCATCGTCCGCGGCTTCGACGTGTTCACCGACCTCTGCCGCCGGTACCCGGGACGCATGGTGGCGGCGCTCGACATCGACGGCGGCGAGGTCCGGCTCGCGGGCTGGACCGAGTCGGCCGACCGCTCACCGGCCGCCCTCTGCGCCGAACTCGCGGATCTGCCCGTGGCCGCGGTCCTGGTGACCGACATCTCCCGCGACGGGATGATGCAGGGCCCGAACATCGACCTCGCCTGCCGGATCGGCGACCTGGCCGGCGCGCCGGCGATCCTCTCTGGCGGCGTGCGCTCGGCGGCGGATCTGGAGGCCGCGGCGCGGCGGCCCCAGATCGAAGCCGCCATCGTCGGCCGCGCCCTCTACGACGGTTCGCTCGGCCTGGACGAGGCGATCGCCGCCTGCGGGAGCGCTTCATGA